One genomic region from Cydia amplana chromosome Z, ilCydAmpl1.1, whole genome shotgun sequence encodes:
- the LOC134660843 gene encoding pre-rRNA-processing protein TSR2 homolog, with the protein MLYDQFKPLVDLVLNNWTALQLAVEQGMGAPGGEKTAQLMSVYVARYCVENIVDIENVTEVLEDLMDEEFETVCHDNSPKEVATLLLQYLAMLKEGRQEELQARVAAMPACRKWLNQPACSKSIPPQSHGNPDDDTTSSSDEDYLSSKPLNGKGSSLNYNTEPESMDKEKEPVRTVVRTRRKRK; encoded by the exons ATGTTGTATGACCAGTTTAAACCACTTGTAGATCTCGTATTGAACAATTGGACAGCATTACAGTTGGCAGTAGAACAGGGCATGGGTGCACCGGGTGGTGAAAAG ACTGCCCAACTCATGTCAGTTTATGTCGCCCGGTACTGCGTCGAAAACATAGTAGATATTGAAAATGTTACTGAAGTGTTGGAAGACTTGATGGACGAAGAGTTCGAAACTGTCTGTCATGATAATTCACCCAAAG AAGTCGCGACATTACTCCTGCAATACCTGGCAATGCTCAAAGAGGGTAGACAAGAGGAACTGCAAGCAAGAGTTGCTGCTATGCCTGCCTGTCGAAAGTGGCTAAATCAGCCAGCTTGTAGTAAATCTATTCCACCACAG AGCCACGGCAATCCGGATGATGACACTACTAGCAGCAGCGATGAAGATTACCTTTCAAGCAAACCATTGAATGGCAAAGGATCGTCATTAAACTATAACACCGAACCTGAATCAATGGATAAAGAGAAAGAGCCAGTTCGGACTGTAGTGAGAACCAGAAGAAAAAGAAAGTAG